The Niallia alba genome includes a window with the following:
- a CDS encoding winged helix-turn-helix transcriptional regulator codes for MEIPCSIEKTLDIIGNKWSFLVLRELFEGTKRFNELRRSIEGISPNSLTTTLKHLEKKGIIIRTAIPTVPITVEYSLTEKGESFHSVLKEMKKWAAEWA; via the coding sequence ATGGAAATTCCATGCTCAATTGAAAAAACACTAGATATCATCGGAAATAAATGGTCTTTTCTAGTGCTAAGAGAATTATTTGAAGGGACAAAACGTTTTAACGAATTACGGAGGTCCATTGAAGGGATAAGCCCTAATTCTTTAACTACAACGCTTAAACATTTAGAAAAGAAAGGGATTATTATTCGAACAGCTATACCCACAGTTCCTATTACTGTCGAATACTCTCTTACGGAAAAAGGAGAATCCTTTCATAGTGTATTAAAGGAAATGAAAAAATGGGCTGCAGAATGGGCATAA